The segment CGCCGTCGGGTAGTCGAGGACCCGCAGGAACTGCGACTGGATGACGTTGCCGACCATCTTGGTGTCGGTCGAGCCGAGCAGTTCGGCATTGACGTAGTCACCGCTCGCCGGGATGAAGGTGAGCAGGGTGCCGGAGACGACGCCGGGCATCGACAGCGGGAAGGTCACCTTGCGGAAGGTGGTCGCCGGGGAGGCGTACAGGTCCTGCGCGGCCTCGTGCAGCCGGCCGTCGATCCGCTCCAGGGAGGTGTAGAGGGGCAGGATCATGAAGGGCAGGAAGTTGTACGTGAGACCGCAGACGACCGCCATCGGGGTGGCGAGGACGCGGTCGCCCTCGGTCCAGCCGATCCAGCTGGTCACGTCCAGGACGTGCAGCGCGTTCAGCGCGTCGACGACGAGGCTGTCGTCGGCGAGGATCGTCTTCCAGGCCAGCGTCCGGATGAGGAAGCTGGTGAAGAACGGCGCGATGACGAGGACGAGGAGCAGGTTGCGCCAGCGGCCGGCCTTGAAGGCGATGAGGTACGCGAGCGGGTAGCCGAGCAGCAGACAGAGCAGGGTCGCGGTTCCGGCGTACAGCAGGGAGCGGACGAACTGCGGCCAGTACTCCTGGAAGGCGTCCCAGTAGGTCTGGAAGTGCCAGGTGACCTGGAAGCCCTGCTCCAGGGAGCCGGTCTGCACGGAGGTCGAGGCCTGGTAGACCATCGGCAGCGCGAAGAAGACGAGCAGCCAGATGATGCCGGGCAGCAGCAGCCAGTAGGGGACGAGCCGCTTGCGGGTGGAGGGCTTGCGCAGAACCGGTTCCCCGGTCGGCGGCGCCGTCTCCTCCTTCGTGAGGGTGGAGGTGCTCATCCGGCGTCCTCCACCGTCTCCACACCCGCGTCGATGTCCTGGGCGGCGTCGAGCCCGAAGGTGTGCGCCGGGTTCCAGTGCAGGACGACCTCCGCGCCGGGGACCAGACGGGTGTCGCGCTCGATGTTCTGCTCGTACACCTGGAGTTCCGCGCCCGCCGGGCTGTTCACCACGTACTGGGTGGAGACGCCGATGAAGGAGGAGTCGGCGATCCGGCCGGTGACCCGGTTGCGGCCGTCGGCTATCGATCCTGCGTCGTCCTTGTGCGTCAGCGAGATCTTCTCGGGGCGGACGCCCACGAGCACCTTGCCGCCCTGGCGGACGGCGGAGGTACAGCGGTCGCCGGGGACGCGGAGCTTGCCGCCGCCGGCCGTGACGAGCACGTCGGCGCTGCTGGAGCCGGTCTCCAGGACCTCGGCCTCGATGAGGTTGGAGGTGCCGAGGAAGTTCGCGACGAAGGTGGTCTTGGGGTTCTCGTACAGGTCGGCGGGGGCGCCGAGCTGCTCGACGCGGCCGCCGTTCATCACCGCGACCTGGTCGGCCATCGTCATGGCCTCCTCCTGGTCGTGGGTGACGTGCACGAAGGTGATGCCGACCTCGGTCTGGATCCGCTTGAGCTCCAGCTGCATCTGGCGGCGCAGCTTGAGGTCGAGGGCGCCGAGCGGCTCGTCGAGGAGCAGCACCTGCGGGTGGTTGATGAGGGCGCGGGCGACGGCGACGCGCTGCTGCTGGCCGCCCGAGAGCTGGTGCGGCTTGTGCCGGGCCTTGTCGCCGAGCTGGACGAGCTCCAGCATGTCGTCGACCTGCTTCTTCACCGACTTGATGCCGCGGCGGCGCAGGCCGAAGGCGATGTTCTCGGTGATGTCCATGTGCGGGAAGAGCGCGTAGGACTGGAAGACGGTGTTGACCGGCCGCTTGTACGGCGGGAGGTCGGTGACGTCCTTGTCGCCGAGGAAGACGGTGCCGGTGCTGGGGTCCTCCAGGCCGGCGATCATCCGCAGGGTGGTGGTCTTGCCGCAGCCGGAGGCGCCGAGGAGGGCGAAGAAGGAGCCCCGAGGGACGGTCAGGTCGAGCGGGTGGACGGCGGTGAAGGAGCCGTACGACTTGCTGATCCCGGTGAGACGGACGTCGCCGCCGCCAGTGTTCTTTCCGGTGTGCGCAGTCTTGTCAGTCATGGGTTGTGGTCCCAGGGGAGTGAGGGAGAGGTGGACGACGGGGGCCTCAGGCGCCGATGAGCTTGGCGAACTTCTCCTCGTACGCCGTCTCCTCCGCGCTGGTGAGCGAGCGGAAGGCGTGCGACTTCTTGGCCATGGCCTTGTCCGGGAGGATCAGCGTGTTGTTCGCGAGTTCGGGGTCGATCTTGGCCAGCTCGTCCTTCACCCCGTCGACGGGGCACACGTAGTTGATGTACGCGGCGAGCTGGGCGGCGACGGGAAGCTCGTAGTAGTAGTCGATGAGCTTCTCGGCGTTGGTCTTGTGCCGGGCCTGGGCGGGGACGAGCAGGTTGTCGCTGGAGGTGATGTAACCGGCGGACGGGATGGAGAACTTGATGTCCGGGTTGTCCGCCTGGAGCTGGATGATGTCGCCGGCCCAGGCGAGACAGGCGGCTATGTCGCCCTTGTCCAGGTCGGAGGTGTAGTCGTTGCCGGTGAAGCGGCGGATCTGCTTCTTGTCGACGCCCTTCTGGAGGCGTCCGATCGCCGCGTCGTAGTCGGCGTCGGTGAAGTCGCCCGGGTCCTTGCCGAGATCGAGCAGGGTCATGCCGACGGAGTCGCGCATCTCGGTGAGGAAGCCGACCCGGCCCTTGAGCGACGGGTCGTCCAGGAGCTGGGTGACCGAGTCGACCTTCTTCCCGCCGGTCGCCTTGACGTTGTACGCGATGACCGTGGAGATGCCGGTCCACGGGTACGAGTAGGCGCGGCCCGGGTCCCAGTCGGGGCTGCGGAACTGGGCGGAGAGGTTCGCGTACGCGTGGGGGAGGTTCGAGGAGTCGAGCTTCTGGGCCCAGCCGAGCCGGATCATCCGGGCGGCGAGCCAGTCGGTGACGCAGATCAGGTCGCGGCCGGTGTCCTGGCCCGCCGCGAGCTGCGGCTTGATCTTGCCGAAGAACTCGACGTTGTCGTTGATGTCCTCCGTGTACTTGACCTTGATCCCGGTGCGCTTCGCGAACGCCTCCAGGGTCGGACGGGACTTCTCGTCCTCGCTGACGTCCATGTACTCGGTCCAGTTGGAGAAGGCGACGCTCTTCTCCTTGGCCGACACGTCGGTGGAGGCGGGTCCCTGGCCCTCCCGCTTGGCCGGCGGGATGCCACAGGCGCTCAACGACGCGAGGCCGCCGACGGTGAGCGCGCCGACACCGCCCGCGCGCAGCATCGAACGGCGGGTGAGGGCGCCCCGGCCGCTCGTCAGGCTGCGACGTATCGCCGCCGTCTGCGCGGCGGACAGGCTGTCGGGCTCGTACTGCTCCATGCGCTGTGCCCTTTCGGGATGGTTACGCCGCCGGTCGGGCGGACGAGCTGCTATCGGTCCCCGAAGATCGTGCGGTGCCAGTCCTTCGCGGCGACCGCGGTGTTGTCGAACATCACGTGCTTGACCTGCGTGTACTCCTCGAAGGAGTACGCCGACATGTCCTTCCCGTAGCCCGATGCCTTGGTGCCGCCGTGGGGCATCTCGCTGATGATCGGGATGTGGTCGTTGA is part of the Streptomyces sp. NBC_00250 genome and harbors:
- a CDS encoding ABC transporter permease, coding for MSTSTLTKEETAPPTGEPVLRKPSTRKRLVPYWLLLPGIIWLLVFFALPMVYQASTSVQTGSLEQGFQVTWHFQTYWDAFQEYWPQFVRSLLYAGTATLLCLLLGYPLAYLIAFKAGRWRNLLLVLVIAPFFTSFLIRTLAWKTILADDSLVVDALNALHVLDVTSWIGWTEGDRVLATPMAVVCGLTYNFLPFMILPLYTSLERIDGRLHEAAQDLYASPATTFRKVTFPLSMPGVVSGTLLTFIPASGDYVNAELLGSTDTKMVGNVIQSQFLRVLDYPTAAALSFILMAIVLVMVTVYIRRAGTEDLV
- a CDS encoding ABC transporter ATP-binding protein, translating into MTDKTAHTGKNTGGGDVRLTGISKSYGSFTAVHPLDLTVPRGSFFALLGASGCGKTTTLRMIAGLEDPSTGTVFLGDKDVTDLPPYKRPVNTVFQSYALFPHMDITENIAFGLRRRGIKSVKKQVDDMLELVQLGDKARHKPHQLSGGQQQRVAVARALINHPQVLLLDEPLGALDLKLRRQMQLELKRIQTEVGITFVHVTHDQEEAMTMADQVAVMNGGRVEQLGAPADLYENPKTTFVANFLGTSNLIEAEVLETGSSSADVLVTAGGGKLRVPGDRCTSAVRQGGKVLVGVRPEKISLTHKDDAGSIADGRNRVTGRIADSSFIGVSTQYVVNSPAGAELQVYEQNIERDTRLVPGAEVVLHWNPAHTFGLDAAQDIDAGVETVEDAG
- a CDS encoding ABC transporter substrate-binding protein, coding for MEQYEPDSLSAAQTAAIRRSLTSGRGALTRRSMLRAGGVGALTVGGLASLSACGIPPAKREGQGPASTDVSAKEKSVAFSNWTEYMDVSEDEKSRPTLEAFAKRTGIKVKYTEDINDNVEFFGKIKPQLAAGQDTGRDLICVTDWLAARMIRLGWAQKLDSSNLPHAYANLSAQFRSPDWDPGRAYSYPWTGISTVIAYNVKATGGKKVDSVTQLLDDPSLKGRVGFLTEMRDSVGMTLLDLGKDPGDFTDADYDAAIGRLQKGVDKKQIRRFTGNDYTSDLDKGDIAACLAWAGDIIQLQADNPDIKFSIPSAGYITSSDNLLVPAQARHKTNAEKLIDYYYELPVAAQLAAYINYVCPVDGVKDELAKIDPELANNTLILPDKAMAKKSHAFRSLTSAEETAYEEKFAKLIGA